ATGACCACCGAGATCCCTGCACCAAATCCAAAGATAATACCTCTTTGCATGATGGTAATGGGGCTCAGCGCTTCAAATGCGGCAATACCGACAATAGCTGAGACGATCAAGCCAAGTACCATGATCCAGTAACGTGCACGTCTTTTAAGAAAACGATAATTCACTTCTTCTTTGTCTAAATTAAGTTTGCGTCTGAGCCAGTTGGCCAGGTCCGTCACCATATTGATGGGACATACCCAGCTGCAAAAAGCCCTGCCGCCTACGATCATATAGAAAAGTGTGATGATCAACGCTCCCAAAAGTACATCTGCTCCCAACACAAAACCTGTAGCTAAAACCTGCAGTGTCGTGTAGGGATCAGCCAACGGGATCACACCGAAAAGCAGTGAGGATCCAAATGTACCTTTCAAAATAGTCCAACCATAAGCATTGGCACCAAAGTACAGTACCAAAAGCCCGATCTGTGTTACCCTTCTAAGAAGTAGATATTTTAAATTTTTCATTAATACTCTATCTCCTTATTCAAATAATCCACCGGCGCTTTTTCGCTTCGTTTTGTATGCGTTTCTATCTCTTCTGCTTTTCTGTTTCCTACTCTTTCCTGGTCTTTTTTGTCCCAACCTTTTACATAATGAGCTCCTGCTTTTCCTGTTGCGTGTTCACGCGGCAGTACAAAGATAGCCGGTTTTTCAGTCACACAGGCTTTTTCACACAAGCCGCATCCTGTACAGACATCCGAATGGACGACAGGCAGCAAAAATGCATGTTTTCCCGTTCGTTCATTCTTCATATACTCCAGCGATATCGCTTCATCCAGCAAAGGACATGCCCGGTAACAGGCATCGCACTGCAAGCCCCAAAAGGCAATACAGCTCTCTTTATGTACAATGGCCAATCCCATTTGGGCTTTATTGATATCCAGTTCTCCTTTTTTGTCAAGAAGGCTTGGCATATCCAAAGCACCTGAGGGACAGACCGGAACACAGGGAATATCATCACACATATAACAGGGAACATCCCTTGGTGTAAAGAACGGCGTACCTACCAGCCGGTGGTCGCCCCCTTTTGCCATTTGCAGGGTTCCAGGTCTTTGCTTTCCTGTCTCTTTGTCTATATTACTGTCACGATTATAGCACGCTTCCGCACACATTCCACACTTAATGCACGCATCAAGAAACGCTTCTTCTTTCAATGCCCCCGGCGGTCTGAGTACCAGCGGTGATGCTTTTGCTTCATCACAATAGCCACTCCACAACAATCCACCAAGAGCCGTTAAGCCAACGCTTTGAAGGGTCGTTGCCATGAACTTTCGTCTGTTGTTGTCGGAGTTTGCCATTTACTTATGCCTTTGTGATCTTAACTGCACATTTTTTGTAGTCTGTCTGCTTGGACATTGGACATGTCGCATCAAGACATACTTTGTTGATGAAGACTTTCTCATCGAACCAAGGAACGAATACCAAGCCCTGAGGTGGTCTGTTACGGCCTCTCGTCTCAATTCTTGCTTTTACTTTACCACGTCTACTTTCAACCCATGCAAGTTCGCCTCTCTTGAGACCTTTTGCTTTGGCATCACCAGGATGCATATAGCAGAGTGCTTCAGGAACCGCACGGAAGAGTTCAGGGACTCTCATGGTCATCGTACCTGAGTGCCAGTGCTCGAGAACACGACCTGTACATAACCATGTATCGTAAGTTTCATCCGGCATTTCCGGTGGATCCATATATGGTCTTGCAAATATCTTCGCTTTGTTAGGAAGTGCATATTTGCCAAGTTTTTTGTTTGGCCCTTTCAAGTCACCCTGAAGGATCTTTTTCGCCAATGGACCATAGAATGCGTGTGTTGACTTGCTGCCTGATTTTTTAACCGCTTTTGCCGCATACGGATCGTACTTGACGTTAAATCTCCACTGTGTCTCTTTACCGTCGACAACCGGCCACTTAAGTCCTCTTACTTTATGGTAAACAACAAATGGAGCAAGGTCATGTCCGTGTCCTCTACCAAAGCTTGCATACTCTTCCCAGAGATATTCCTGGATCATGAATCCGTAACCTTTGAATACCTTGCCATCAGAACCTATTACATTTCGGCTGTCACCAAGTGCTTCAGAGTTGTCATATCCTTTCTGAGGGAACTTGGAAGTATCGATTTTGTACGATTTTGCTTTTTTGTTCGCATAAAGGATCTCATACATCGTTGTATCTTCACTGTATCCCATTTTCTTAGCATCAGCGATGACGTTTGGAAGTTTTTTCTTATTTCTAAGTGTATAACCGCCCCAAAGGTCTTTCACGGTGAATCTCTTGGAGAATTCAACCCACTGCCATGTATCTGACATCGCGTCACCTACAGGAAGTACCTGCTGTCTCCAGTGCTGTGATCTTCTTTCCGCATTTCCGTAAGCTCCCCATTTTTCATAGATCATTGCTGACGGGAGTACAAGGTCGGAAACCATTGCTGAGATACCTGGGTATCCATCGGAAGTTACGATGAAGTTATCCATCTCTCTTGCCGCTTTGATCCAGTGTTTTGCAGAAGCTGAATCCTGGTATGCGTTACATACATTGACCCATGCAAATTTTACAACACCATCTTCGATATCTCTGTGGATCTTCATGATGTGCTGGTTACCTACAGGGTTCAATGTACCCGCAGGGATTCCCCATGTTTTTTCAGCATGTGCTCTGTGTTTAGGGTTTTTCACCATCATATCGGCAGGAAGTCTGTGACAGAATGTACCAACCTCTCTTGCCGTACCACATGCTGAAGGCTGACCTGTCAACGAGAATGCACCGTTACCCGGCAATGCCTGCTTGTTCAGCAGGAAGTGAACATTGTAGGAAAGTGTATTGACCCAGGTACCTCTGGTGTGCTGGTTCATACCCATTGTCCAGAATGAAACGACTTTTCTGTCTTTTTCAATATAGAGTGCTGCAAGATCTTTAAGTTTTTTCTTGAATGATTCAAGAGATTCGTTCGGATCACCTTTTGCGATCTTCGCTACATAGTCGAGCGTGAACGGTTCAAGTGACTTCTTGTACTCTTCAAATGAGATCTTCCAGTGCTTGAGTGTACCGGCTGTGTTCTTCATTGTATCACCTTCTTTGATACCATATGGTGCCAATGCCGGTGCCTCTTTGGCTGAGATCTTTTTCTCCATCTCTTTGTTGATGGTCTGCATCTCAAGAGCAGTGTATTTTCCTGCACTACCATCTTTCCTGACTGGTGTAATGGATTTTTCGCCTGCTCTTCTCATACCGTAACCGATGTTGAGTGGTCCGGCTGTAAAGACGATATTCTGCTTGACAAAATCCCAGTCGATTGCTTCAGGATGGTTATAAACGATCTCATGCGCAATATAGTTCCACAACGCAAGGTCTGTGTTTGGTGAGAAGATAATGTTAAAGTCACCAAGGTCACAGGTTCTGTGTGTATAAGTCTGGATGTTAACGACTTTTACTTTGTCAGGATTGGAAAGTTTTCTGTCCGTAACTCTTGACCAGAGGATCGGGTGCATCTCTGCCATGTTGGATCCCCAGGTAACGATGGTATCTGTAATTTCGATATCGTCATAACAACCTGACGGCTCATCGATACCGAATGTCTGATAGAAACCGACAACCGCAGATGCCATACAGTGACGTGCATTCGGGTCGATCGCATTCGATCTGAAACCGGCTTTCATCATTTTCTGTGCCGCATACCCCTCCATAATAGTATACTGACCGGATGCAAATACCGCTAAACCTTCAGGCCCTTTTTCCTTCAATGCTTTTTTCGCATACTTTTCCATCTCATCGAATGCTCTTTTCCAAGAGACAGGTCTGAATTTACCATGTTTGTCAAATTCACCCTTGTCGTTCATTCTGAGAAGCGGTGTTTTCAGTCTGTCCGCACCATACATGATCTTTGCATTAAAGTAACCCTTAATACAGTTAAGACCTCTGTTCACCGGTGCCGCAGGGTCACCCTTAACCGCTACGATCCTACCACCTTTGGTCGCAAGCATGATACCACAACCCGTACCACAGAAACGACATGCTGCTTTATCCCATCTCCAATCTTTCTGTGCGTCATTCGCTGCCGCGTTCAGACTGGATGGAACAGCAATTCCCACAGCGCTGGCCGCAGATGCTGCCGCTGCACTTTTTAGAAATTCTCTTCTATTTAAAGCCATATTACTTCCTCCGTAAATTGATTTTTGGTTATACGTCAAAAACCCTCTCAATATTCCTGCTATTCAGAATTATTAAGAGAGCCTCCACGTACAACTACGTATATAGTTTATCACAGCAGTGTCAAAAAAAAAGATGATTTATATCAAGAGAAGTAAATAATGTCATAAATGTGACAAATAGGTAACGCTTTAATTTAGAGTAAAATTATCTTAGATAAATTATAAAAATGATATTCGAATTAAGATTAAAATATATTGATGAAATAAA
This DNA window, taken from Sulfurovum lithotrophicum, encodes the following:
- the napG gene encoding ferredoxin-type protein NapG → MANSDNNRRKFMATTLQSVGLTALGGLLWSGYCDEAKASPLVLRPPGALKEEAFLDACIKCGMCAEACYNRDSNIDKETGKQRPGTLQMAKGGDHRLVGTPFFTPRDVPCYMCDDIPCVPVCPSGALDMPSLLDKKGELDINKAQMGLAIVHKESCIAFWGLQCDACYRACPLLDEAISLEYMKNERTGKHAFLLPVVHSDVCTGCGLCEKACVTEKPAIFVLPREHATGKAGAHYVKGWDKKDQERVGNRKAEEIETHTKRSEKAPVDYLNKEIEY
- the napH gene encoding quinol dehydrogenase ferredoxin subunit NapH, with translation MKNLKYLLLRRVTQIGLLVLYFGANAYGWTILKGTFGSSLLFGVIPLADPYTTLQVLATGFVLGADVLLGALIITLFYMIVGGRAFCSWVCPINMVTDLANWLRRKLNLDKEEVNYRFLKRRARYWIMVLGLIVSAIVGIAAFEALSPITIMQRGIIFGFGAGISVVIAIFLFDLFGVKNGWCGHLCPLGATYSLIGKASLVRVKHDHGACTACMKCKVVCPENQVLHMINKESISVTDGECTNCGRCIDVCDDDALGFGIRSFTNKVND
- the napA gene encoding nitrate reductase catalytic subunit NapA, which translates into the protein MALNRREFLKSAAAASAASAVGIAVPSSLNAAANDAQKDWRWDKAACRFCGTGCGIMLATKGGRIVAVKGDPAAPVNRGLNCIKGYFNAKIMYGADRLKTPLLRMNDKGEFDKHGKFRPVSWKRAFDEMEKYAKKALKEKGPEGLAVFASGQYTIMEGYAAQKMMKAGFRSNAIDPNARHCMASAVVGFYQTFGIDEPSGCYDDIEITDTIVTWGSNMAEMHPILWSRVTDRKLSNPDKVKVVNIQTYTHRTCDLGDFNIIFSPNTDLALWNYIAHEIVYNHPEAIDWDFVKQNIVFTAGPLNIGYGMRRAGEKSITPVRKDGSAGKYTALEMQTINKEMEKKISAKEAPALAPYGIKEGDTMKNTAGTLKHWKISFEEYKKSLEPFTLDYVAKIAKGDPNESLESFKKKLKDLAALYIEKDRKVVSFWTMGMNQHTRGTWVNTLSYNVHFLLNKQALPGNGAFSLTGQPSACGTAREVGTFCHRLPADMMVKNPKHRAHAEKTWGIPAGTLNPVGNQHIMKIHRDIEDGVVKFAWVNVCNAYQDSASAKHWIKAAREMDNFIVTSDGYPGISAMVSDLVLPSAMIYEKWGAYGNAERRSQHWRQQVLPVGDAMSDTWQWVEFSKRFTVKDLWGGYTLRNKKKLPNVIADAKKMGYSEDTTMYEILYANKKAKSYKIDTSKFPQKGYDNSEALGDSRNVIGSDGKVFKGYGFMIQEYLWEEYASFGRGHGHDLAPFVVYHKVRGLKWPVVDGKETQWRFNVKYDPYAAKAVKKSGSKSTHAFYGPLAKKILQGDLKGPNKKLGKYALPNKAKIFARPYMDPPEMPDETYDTWLCTGRVLEHWHSGTMTMRVPELFRAVPEALCYMHPGDAKAKGLKRGELAWVESRRGKVKARIETRGRNRPPQGLVFVPWFDEKVFINKVCLDATCPMSKQTDYKKCAVKITKA